The Flavobacterium faecale genomic sequence CGTCTGGACTATCCCGAAGCGCAATACGCAGCTTTTGCCAACAATTGTCCTTTTGCATTTGATATTAACGAGAAAGCAGTAATAAAGGGTGACAAAAATTGTGGTTTTAGCATCACTTATCCAAAAATGAAGGCGACTATTTACCTCACCTACAAACCTGTAAATGGCAATATCAAGAACCTGCTTCGTGACGCTCAAAAACTCACATACGAGCACGTGATCAAAGCAGATGACATTTTGGAGCAACCTTATTTAAATCCTGATAAAAAAGTATACGGTATGTTTTACCAAGTAAATGGAAACGCAGCCACAAACTCTCAATTTTATGTAACCGATAGTACAAAGCATTTTATAACTGGATCTGTCTATTTCTATGCAAAACCAAATTTTGATTCCATCATGCCCGCAGCGAGTTACATCAAAAATGACATGCAGCGACTTATGGAAACTTTGAAGTGGAAATAATACTGATTCATCAACAAAACAGTTTAGTTAGCTACTCAATCAAAGTTAAATAGCACGGATTAAAAACCGGACACACTCGATCTCATAAATTTACACTACTATATACAACAGTTGTCTCCTATAATTACTAAATTATAAACATAAAAAAGCCATTAAGACGAACTACATCTTAATGGCTTTTTTATAATTTGAAGGATATTTTTTATTTAAAGTCAGAAACTTTGTAAGTAGTTCCATCTCCAGCTGCTTGAACGATTTTTGTCAAAGACGCTTGATTTTGAACTGTTTTATCAAAAGAAACAGTCGCCAATTTTTTATCAAAATCTACAGCTGCTAATTGAACGCCATCAGTTTTAGTCAAATCTTCTTGTATAGTTTTAGCACAACCTTCTGGACAAGTCATCCCTTCAATTTTGAATGTAGCCGATTGCAAATTTTCTGCAGCAACTTCTTTCTTAACTACAGCTGTTTCAGCCTTAGCGTTTTGTGGAATTATTTTCTCTGAGACTTCGGCTTCTTTTTTACAACTTGTAAAAACAATTCCCGCCAAAACCACTAATGCAATTGATTTTATAATTTTCATCTGAAATAATTGTTTAAAAATTAATTACAAAATTACTCAAATTAGTGTCGATAATTCATAAAATAATTACAATTTTGGGTTAAAATAAAACAGCATGGAAGCAAAACAAGGAAAATGGGCCTACTTAACATTATTAGCGCTTATATGGGGAAGTTCTTTTATATTAATTAAAAAAGGTCTTATCGGTTTAACCGCAATTCAAGTGGGTTCTTTGCGAATTATATTTGCCTCTATCTTCCTGATGATAATTGGCTTTAAGAGTTTATCAAAAGTTCCAAAAGAGAAATGGAAATACCTTGCCTTAACTGCTTTATGTGGCACGTTTTTCCCTGCGTTTCTATTTGCTATTTCGCAAACAGAACTCGATAGTGGCGTAACAGCTATTCTTAATTCTCTTACTCCCTTAAATACACTAATCATAGGTGCTATAGCTTTCAAAGTAGGATTTCAAAAAAGACAACTTTTTGGGGTTTTCATCGGGTTGGCAGGTAGTTTATTATTAGTTTTAAATGGCGCAATGAACCATCCGGAACAAAATTACTACTATGCTTTTTTAATCATCATTGCATCAATTTGTTACGCAATCAATGTCAACCTAATCAAGCATTACCTATCAGACCTATCACCATTAAGTATCACAACCGGGAATTTTGCTGTGTTATTTTTACCTGCGCTTGCCATTTTATTCTTCTCTGGATTTACAGAAACAATGGCCGTAGAAAAAACACAAACATCAATACTCTTCATTTTGATTCTTGGCGTATTAGGAACTGGTATCGCAAACATTATATTTTTTAAACTAATACAAATTGCCTCACCGGTATTCGCCTCTTCGGTAACTTATTTGATTCCGTTAATCGCCTTTAGCTGGGGACTATTAGACAACGAAAGCCTCACTCCTGTTCAGTTCTTTGGAGCCTTCATCATCTTAATTGGCGTTTATCTATCTGCTAGGAAGCAAAAAGAAACTACCTGAAACAAAAAAACCAATCTTCATAATAATTTGAAGGTTGGTTTTTTTTTAAATAGTAAGTCTTTCGAAAACTACTGCGCTACTTGCAATTGCGCTTCAGTGATAGGACTACCAAATTTATCAAAATAATGAATTGGAATATTTAATTTCTTAAGACCCGGTAGCACTACTTCGGCATTACCAATTATAATGATTCGCGAATTATCAATTAAAAAATACTTATTCGCTGCTTTCAAAACATCATCTGCAGTTACTGCAGTTATCGTTTTAATATAATTTTCGTAGAAATCTTTAGGCAATTCTTCAATCTCAGTATTCAACGCATAACGGGCAATAGATTGAGGTTTTTCAAAGTTCATCACAAATCGGCCTATAAAACCAGCCTTAACATCTGTCAACAATTGGTCAGACACTTTTTCAGTACGCATTTTCTTGATCTCCTTAACAAATTCAACCACCGCACTATCTGTAGCATTTACACGCACCGAAGAGGATGATCTTAATTTATCAATATATTTTCCAACCCCCATTGAGGAATTAGCTCCATACGTCCAACCATTTGCCTCACGAAGATTCATATTCAAATTACTATTATACCCACCACCCAAAATATGAGTTGCAATTACTGCCGGAAAAAAGTCAGGTGCATTCATTTTTAAGTGAACAGTATTCACCACCGAGATTTCGGTTTGAGATGCAGTTGGCACATTAACAAAATTAATCTCAAGCGCACCTACATTTGCAGGCTCAGGATAAGATGCTACTGTCGTATTTCGTTTTTGCCATTTTCCAAAAAGGGTTTCGACACTCTTTTTAACTTCATTGAATTTCACATCCCCAATAATAACGAGATAGGCATTTTCTGGAACGAAGTACGCATTATAGTAGTGTTGAATATCTGCAAGACTCACATTATCGATCGTTTGCAAAGTGATATATTCGCCCATTGGGTGTTCTTTACCAAAGCTCAACACATCGACAACTCTATTTGATATGGCTGGAGCGCTTTTTTCTTGCGATTTTAAACTTTCGCGCATTTTGGCTTTTTCTTTATCCAACTCTTCTTGAGAAAAATTAGGATATAAAGTCCCAAAAGACATCAACTCCAAAACTCTACCAGCATATTTTGATAGTGAATTGGCATACGCACCATGCGAATTAAAATTAACGTTAGCGCCCAAAAAGTCCAACTCTTCATTAAAATCGTCTTTGGAGATCTTCACACTTCCGTTCCCCATTAGGCTGCTTGTCAAGTCATCTACTCCTTTTTTATCTTTTTCAGCATAAGGCGGATTATCAATTGTCAAATTAAAAGTGACTCTCGGTAATTTATGATCTTCAACCACCATCACCTTTAATCCATTCGAAAGTGAAAATATTTGTGGTTTTTTGACATTTACAACGGGTGGCTTGCCTTGTTTTGGCTGTTTATAATCTTGTGCTTGCATAGTAGCGGTAAACAATAATAGGATGAATAATAAGGAATATGTTTTCATATAGATGAACTATTTTTTTGATGGATCGCGCGACACTCCTTTTGAATTGAAGCAGATTACCAACCTTTAAAAAATACGATTTAAATCAAAATTAATTTTTTGGTTCTGGAACTGGAACATAATCCAACAACAATCTTTGATTTGGATTTAAATATTTTCTGGCAACTTCTCTAATTTCTTCTCTAGAGATCGAATGATAAATATCTATTTCAGTGTTTATCAAATTTACATCACCGTATAACATGTAGTATTTTGCTAAATTCTCAGCAACACCTTCCACGTTTGAATTATTGTTCACATATTGATTTTCGAATTGATTTTGCAACTTTTGAAAATCTTTTTCTGAAATTAAGTCTGTTTGAATTTTTACAATCTCTTCATCAATCTCTTTCAGTAAATCTGCAGCACCAAATTCTGCCATAGGCAAACTATAAATTATGTACATTCCGTAATCTTCTTGGCTGTAGTTAAAAGCACCAACTTGCAATGCCTTTTTACTTTGATCAACCATTTTTTTGTACAATTTTGAACTTTTACCATCACTTAGATACCCCGAGATATAATCCAATACTCGTGCTTCTCTAGTTTTCATCGAAGGCGTTCTGTATGAAGCCACCACCATCGGAATCTGAATATTTGGATCTTCGTATCTTGCTTTTATCGTTTCGGTTATTGGAGCCTCTTCAAATGAAACCCTTTTCACAGCTGGTCCTTTTGGTATAAAGCCAAAAAATTTTTGGATCCACTCTTTGGTGATTTTAATATCGATATCACCTGCAACCACCAAAACAGCATTATTAGGAGTATAAAATTGCTGATTAAACATTTGAAAATCTTCTAATTTAGCCGAATCCAAATGTTCCATAGAACCTATAATAGGCCATCTATAAGGATGTTTGGTGTACATATTTTCTTTAACCACTTCGATCACCGCACCGTAAGGCTGATTATCTGATCGCGACTTTTTCTCTTCCTTAATAACACCTTTCTGCGTGTCTACTCCTATTTGATTAATCACAGGATGATACAAACGCTCAGCCTCCATCCATAAACCCAACTCCAAACTGTTTGACGGAAAGACTTCATAATAATAGGTACGATCTTCGGTTGTATTGGCATTATTAACACCTCCATTGGCCGAAACCAATTTCATCCATTCCCCTCTTTTAATATTTTTTGTTCCTTCGAAAAGTAAGTGTTCGAAAAAATGTGCAAAACCAGTTTTATTTGGGTTCTCATCTTTAGAACCTACATGATACATCACTGAAGTAACCACCACAGGCGCGGCGCTATCTTTATGCAAAATCACATGCATACCGTTATCAAGATTATATTCTTCAAAAGTGATTTTCTGAGCAGACGCTACTCCACCCAACATAAGAGCAGTACTTGCTATCATTATATATTTTTTCATAAGGATTAATAATATTGTAATGTAATTACCTAAATAATGACATCAAAAATACAGTATTTTAATCATCAAAGAATATTTGTTCCTAATAATTCATCAAAAACAAGCTGCAACACCCATAAATACAAGGGAAATTGAAACCAGACTACAAAACTTAATAAATTTTATTTTAACTAATTGCATAATAAAATATTAATTGTATATTTGCAACCTTAAAAATTTATAAATCAATCGGTATGTATGCAATCGTAGAGATAGCAGGGCAACAGTTCAAAGTAAGCAAAGACTTAAAGGTTTATGTTAACCGTTTGGCTAGTGAAGAAGGTTCAAAAATTTCTTTTGACAAAGTTCTTTTATTAGACGACAATGGTAATGTAACTTTAGGCGCCCCAGCTATAGAAGGTGCTTCAGTAGAAGCTAAAGTGTTACAACACTTAAAAGGAGACAAAGTTATCATTTTCAAAAAGAAAAGAAGAAAAGGATACAAGAAAAGAAATGGTCACAGACAATATCTTACTCAAATTGTAATTGAAGGTATTACTGCTACAGGTGCTAAAAAAGCAACTAAAAAAGCAGCTGCTGAAGCAAGTACTGAAGAAGCACCAGCTCCAAAAGTAAAAAAAGCTCCAAAAGCTAAAAAAGAAGATACTCAAGAATAATAACAATATTTAAAACTAATACGTCATGGCTCACAAGAAAGGTGTCGGTAGTTCCAAGAATGGTAGAGAATCAGAATCAAAACGTTTAGGTGTTAAGATTTTTGGTGGACAAGCTGCTATTGCAGGGAACATCATCGTAAGACAAAGAGGTTCTAAACACAACCCAGGAGAAAATGTATACATCTCAAAAGATCATACATTACACGCAAGAGTTCCTGGAATTGTAAAGTTCCAAAAGAAAAGAGATAACAAATCATACGTTTCAATCCTTCCATTCGAAGTTGAAGGATAATTGATTTTCTCAATTGATAATAAAACCCAATTCGCAAGAATTGGGTTTTTTTTTGGCCCAAACTTAACTTCCGCAATTAAATTTTTTATTTTAAAACGTCAACTTCTACATTTTAAGAATCAATTATGTATCGAAAAGGCCTTTAAAAAAAACAGTAAAACTTTCAAATAAAA encodes the following:
- a CDS encoding M16 family metallopeptidase, encoding MKKYIMIASTALMLGGVASAQKITFEEYNLDNGMHVILHKDSAAPVVVTSVMYHVGSKDENPNKTGFAHFFEHLLFEGTKNIKRGEWMKLVSANGGVNNANTTEDRTYYYEVFPSNSLELGLWMEAERLYHPVINQIGVDTQKGVIKEEKKSRSDNQPYGAVIEVVKENMYTKHPYRWPIIGSMEHLDSAKLEDFQMFNQQFYTPNNAVLVVAGDIDIKITKEWIQKFFGFIPKGPAVKRVSFEEAPITETIKARYEDPNIQIPMVVASYRTPSMKTREARVLDYISGYLSDGKSSKLYKKMVDQSKKALQVGAFNYSQEDYGMYIIYSLPMAEFGAADLLKEIDEEIVKIQTDLISEKDFQKLQNQFENQYVNNNSNVEGVAENLAKYYMLYGDVNLINTEIDIYHSISREEIREVARKYLNPNQRLLLDYVPVPEPKN
- a CDS encoding heavy-metal-associated domain-containing protein, encoding MKIIKSIALVVLAGIVFTSCKKEAEVSEKIIPQNAKAETAVVKKEVAAENLQSATFKIEGMTCPEGCAKTIQEDLTKTDGVQLAAVDFDKKLATVSFDKTVQNQASLTKIVQAAGDGTTYKVSDFK
- the rpmA gene encoding 50S ribosomal protein L27, producing the protein MAHKKGVGSSKNGRESESKRLGVKIFGGQAAIAGNIIVRQRGSKHNPGENVYISKDHTLHARVPGIVKFQKKRDNKSYVSILPFEVEG
- the rplU gene encoding 50S ribosomal protein L21 is translated as MYAIVEIAGQQFKVSKDLKVYVNRLASEEGSKISFDKVLLLDDNGNVTLGAPAIEGASVEAKVLQHLKGDKVIIFKKKRRKGYKKRNGHRQYLTQIVIEGITATGAKKATKKAAAEASTEEAPAPKVKKAPKAKKEDTQE
- a CDS encoding M16 family metallopeptidase — translated: MKTYSLLFILLLFTATMQAQDYKQPKQGKPPVVNVKKPQIFSLSNGLKVMVVEDHKLPRVTFNLTIDNPPYAEKDKKGVDDLTSSLMGNGSVKISKDDFNEELDFLGANVNFNSHGAYANSLSKYAGRVLELMSFGTLYPNFSQEELDKEKAKMRESLKSQEKSAPAISNRVVDVLSFGKEHPMGEYITLQTIDNVSLADIQHYYNAYFVPENAYLVIIGDVKFNEVKKSVETLFGKWQKRNTTVASYPEPANVGALEINFVNVPTASQTEISVVNTVHLKMNAPDFFPAVIATHILGGGYNSNLNMNLREANGWTYGANSSMGVGKYIDKLRSSSSVRVNATDSAVVEFVKEIKKMRTEKVSDQLLTDVKAGFIGRFVMNFEKPQSIARYALNTEIEELPKDFYENYIKTITAVTADDVLKAANKYFLIDNSRIIIIGNAEVVLPGLKKLNIPIHYFDKFGSPITEAQLQVAQ
- the gldD gene encoding gliding motility lipoprotein GldD; amino-acid sequence: MLLKKITSLSLFFGLTLLVSCKDTVLPKPSSYLRLDYPEAQYAAFANNCPFAFDINEKAVIKGDKNCGFSITYPKMKATIYLTYKPVNGNIKNLLRDAQKLTYEHVIKADDILEQPYLNPDKKVYGMFYQVNGNAATNSQFYVTDSTKHFITGSVYFYAKPNFDSIMPAASYIKNDMQRLMETLKWK
- a CDS encoding DMT family transporter, with the protein product MEAKQGKWAYLTLLALIWGSSFILIKKGLIGLTAIQVGSLRIIFASIFLMIIGFKSLSKVPKEKWKYLALTALCGTFFPAFLFAISQTELDSGVTAILNSLTPLNTLIIGAIAFKVGFQKRQLFGVFIGLAGSLLLVLNGAMNHPEQNYYYAFLIIIASICYAINVNLIKHYLSDLSPLSITTGNFAVLFLPALAILFFSGFTETMAVEKTQTSILFILILGVLGTGIANIIFFKLIQIASPVFASSVTYLIPLIAFSWGLLDNESLTPVQFFGAFIILIGVYLSARKQKETT